One stretch of Arachis hypogaea cultivar Tifrunner chromosome 20, arahy.Tifrunner.gnm2.J5K5, whole genome shotgun sequence DNA includes these proteins:
- the LOC112783223 gene encoding probable mediator of RNA polymerase II transcription subunit 26b isoform X2 — MSIMKSLDHWRSYFRSCSSSSDIFEIIDHAIMVAASDCPKEFKLRRDHIAEMLFSCKQTRCVGCDRVELSVPIDGADGGGARGGGDDDDGAYKSSGFHHNRDGVVEFEAGASKESKVNSSRGDIDDHGDMDVNRVLSNYSFGEAEALTDEMEEQSQFVAEVLRIRDILHNRQEESDGVLFDSLRRLQLMELTFDCLKATEIGKAVNPLRKHASKDIRQLARKLIDDWKEMVDEWVKATAIAGSEGTPDSVNPSVVDEEEGLPSPPLDEGAYLVASTGSIELSQFFDGMDDIGNPLQSGQVRNRENGRKPSMDIQNMEKRKPQASNDTAKDSKSQLVKKNEPTVKPSRPVAADSGPGRPPKSSMQRKSNVEPRTENGTVTRKPPVDQQDKSNCSDDVDAKLEATKRKLQVRYQEAEKAKRQRTIQVMELNDLPKQGAGQRNPQFKAGNHNRHWANGRR, encoded by the exons ATGAGTATCATGAAGTCATTGGATCACTGGAGGAGTTACTTCAGGTCTTGTTCATCTTCATCTGATATATTTGAAATAATTGACCATGCGATCATGGTGGCTGCTTCTGATTGTCCCAAGGAGTTCAAGTTGAGAAGGGACCATATTGCTGAGATGCTCTTCTCTTGCAAGCAAACAAGGTGCGTGGGTTGTGACAGGGTTGAGCTCTCTGTCCCTATTGATGGTGCTGATGGTGGTGGTGCtcgtggtggtggtgatgatgatgatggtgcctACAAGAGCAGTGGTTTTCATCACAATCGGGATGGTGTTGTTGAGTTTGAAGCTGGAGCAAGCAAGGAGAGCAAGGTGAATAGCTCAAGGGGTGATATTGATGATCATGGTGACATGGATGTGAATAGGGTCCTTAGCAATTATAGCTTTGGTGAAGCTGAGGCATTGACGGATGAAATGGAAGAACAGTCTCAGTTTGTTGCTGAGGTCTTGAGGATCAGAGACATTCTCCATAACCGTCAGGAAGAG TCAGATGGAGTATTGTTTGACTCACTGAGGAGGCTGCAACTGATGGAACTCACTTTTGATTGTCTCAAG GCAACTGAGATTGGAAAGGCTGTTAATCCTCTTAGAAAGCATGCTTCAAAGGATATCCGTCAACTCGCACGAAAGCTTATTGA TGATTGGAAAGAAATGGTAGATGAGTGGGTCAAGGCCACAGCTATTGCAG GATCAGAAGGCACTCCAGATTCTGTAAATCCATCAGTTGTTGATGAAGAGGAAGGACTTCCATCACCTCCTTTGGACGAAGGCGCTTACTTGGTAGCTTCAACCGGTTCAATTGAACTCTCTCAG TTCTTTGATGGCATGGATGATATCGGAA ATCCTCTACAAAGTGGGCAAGTCAGGAACCGAGAAAATGGCAGAAAGCCATCAATGGACATCCAAAATATGGAAAAGAGGAAACCACAGGCTTCAAATGACACTGCCAAGGATAGTAAGAGCCAGCTGGTTAAGAAAAATGAGCCCACAGTGAAGCCAAGTAGACCGGTAGCCGCTGATTCTGGTCCTGGCAGACCACCAAAGTCAAGCATGCAGCGAAAAAGCAATGTCGAGCCAAGAACAGAGAATGGTACAGTCACAAGGAAGCCTCCGGTTGACCAGCAAGAT AAATCGAATTGCTCGGACGATGTGGATGCGAAGCTAGAAGCCACTAAGAGGAAACTTCAGGTTCGATATCAAGAAGCCGAAAAAG CTAAGAGGCAACGAACTATACAAGTAATGGAATTGAATGATCTCCCAAAGCAAGGAGCCGGCCAGCGAAATCCTCAGTTCAAAGCCGGAAACCATAACCGGCACTGGGCCAACGGTCGAAGGTAG
- the LOC112783223 gene encoding probable mediator of RNA polymerase II transcription subunit 26b isoform X1: MSIMKSLDHWRSYFRSCSSSSDIFEIIDHAIMVAASDCPKEFKLRRDHIAEMLFSCKQTRCVGCDRVELSVPIDGADGGGARGGGDDDDGAYKSSGFHHNRDGVVEFEAGASKESKVNSSRGDIDDHGDMDVNRVLSNYSFGEAEALTDEMEEQSQFVAEVLRIRDILHNRQEESDGVLFDSLRRLQLMELTFDCLKATEIGKAVNPLRKHASKDIRQLARKLIDDWKEMVDEWVKATAIAGSEGTPDSVNPSVVDEEEGLPSPPLDEGAYLVASTGSIELSQFFDGMDDIGRFFSDPLQSGQVRNRENGRKPSMDIQNMEKRKPQASNDTAKDSKSQLVKKNEPTVKPSRPVAADSGPGRPPKSSMQRKSNVEPRTENGTVTRKPPVDQQDKSNCSDDVDAKLEATKRKLQVRYQEAEKAKRQRTIQVMELNDLPKQGAGQRNPQFKAGNHNRHWANGRR, from the exons ATGAGTATCATGAAGTCATTGGATCACTGGAGGAGTTACTTCAGGTCTTGTTCATCTTCATCTGATATATTTGAAATAATTGACCATGCGATCATGGTGGCTGCTTCTGATTGTCCCAAGGAGTTCAAGTTGAGAAGGGACCATATTGCTGAGATGCTCTTCTCTTGCAAGCAAACAAGGTGCGTGGGTTGTGACAGGGTTGAGCTCTCTGTCCCTATTGATGGTGCTGATGGTGGTGGTGCtcgtggtggtggtgatgatgatgatggtgcctACAAGAGCAGTGGTTTTCATCACAATCGGGATGGTGTTGTTGAGTTTGAAGCTGGAGCAAGCAAGGAGAGCAAGGTGAATAGCTCAAGGGGTGATATTGATGATCATGGTGACATGGATGTGAATAGGGTCCTTAGCAATTATAGCTTTGGTGAAGCTGAGGCATTGACGGATGAAATGGAAGAACAGTCTCAGTTTGTTGCTGAGGTCTTGAGGATCAGAGACATTCTCCATAACCGTCAGGAAGAG TCAGATGGAGTATTGTTTGACTCACTGAGGAGGCTGCAACTGATGGAACTCACTTTTGATTGTCTCAAG GCAACTGAGATTGGAAAGGCTGTTAATCCTCTTAGAAAGCATGCTTCAAAGGATATCCGTCAACTCGCACGAAAGCTTATTGA TGATTGGAAAGAAATGGTAGATGAGTGGGTCAAGGCCACAGCTATTGCAG GATCAGAAGGCACTCCAGATTCTGTAAATCCATCAGTTGTTGATGAAGAGGAAGGACTTCCATCACCTCCTTTGGACGAAGGCGCTTACTTGGTAGCTTCAACCGGTTCAATTGAACTCTCTCAG TTCTTTGATGGCATGGATGATATCGGAA GATTTTTTTCAGATCCTCTACAAAGTGGGCAAGTCAGGAACCGAGAAAATGGCAGAAAGCCATCAATGGACATCCAAAATATGGAAAAGAGGAAACCACAGGCTTCAAATGACACTGCCAAGGATAGTAAGAGCCAGCTGGTTAAGAAAAATGAGCCCACAGTGAAGCCAAGTAGACCGGTAGCCGCTGATTCTGGTCCTGGCAGACCACCAAAGTCAAGCATGCAGCGAAAAAGCAATGTCGAGCCAAGAACAGAGAATGGTACAGTCACAAGGAAGCCTCCGGTTGACCAGCAAGAT AAATCGAATTGCTCGGACGATGTGGATGCGAAGCTAGAAGCCACTAAGAGGAAACTTCAGGTTCGATATCAAGAAGCCGAAAAAG CTAAGAGGCAACGAACTATACAAGTAATGGAATTGAATGATCTCCCAAAGCAAGGAGCCGGCCAGCGAAATCCTCAGTTCAAAGCCGGAAACCATAACCGGCACTGGGCCAACGGTCGAAGGTAG
- the LOC140183314 gene encoding uncharacterized protein has protein sequence MAKRALCQGETTSRDTLRWTDEMDTTFIDALIEESRKGNRVDGTFTTMAYDNILSLLRSIYGNHIRKENLKNRLKTLKDHFGVCYDNFHGLSGFSWNPITKMFEAEAEVWEELIKAKPEVKKWMRTPIKHYDKLFEIYGTDKATGKHAESAKEKVKRWEKSKEKINLNDDESFLNMEEEWNEDPITPHATSFTMGHSPEIGLSNQSAGSQGTSSRGTKRKTTMSDKLESEMETMSKGIQALTDMMKDGNHFYERSINIAEKQVLTAEEQVQVAKEQVQIAKQQVRIAERGLVILEQSRPRIYSENDVWNELENLGVMPELRMRCYRFLCREDRAKREFFGVPADVCLATLYELMKEAGAL, from the exons ATGGCAAAGAGAGCATTATGCCAAGGTGAGACCACTAGTCGGGATACTCTAAGATGGACCGACGAAATGGATACAACCTTCATTGATGCTTTGATTGAAGAAAGCCGCAAAGGTAATAGAGTGGATGGCACATTTACTACAATGGCATATGACAACATACTTTCACTTTTGAGATCTATCTATGGTAACCATATCCGCAAAGAGAATCTTAAGAATAGACTCAAGACTTTAAAGGATCATTTTGGAGTTTGTTATGATAATTTTCATGGGCTTAGTGGATTTTCCTGGAATCCAATTACAAAGATGTTTGAGGCTGAAGCTGAAGTCTGGGAAGAATTGATTAAG GCAAAACCAGAAGTGAAAAAGTGGATGCGGACTCCAATCAAACACTATGATAAACTATTTGAGATATATGGTACAGACAAGGCAACAGGAAAACATGCTGAAAGTgccaaagaaaaagtgaaaaggtGGGAAAAGAGCAAAGAAAAAATTAACTTGAATGATGATGAAAGTTTCTTAAATATGGAAGAGGAGTGGAATGAGGATCCAATTACTCCTCATGCTACTAGTTTTACAATGGGTCATAGTCCTGAAATTGGTTTATCTAACCAATCAGCTGGCTCTCAAGGAACATCATCAAGAGGTACTAAACGCAAAACAACCATGAGTGATAAATTAGAATCAGAAATGGAAACAATGAGTAAAGGCATTCAAGCATTGACTGACATGATGAAAGATGGGAATCATTTTTATGAGAGATCAATTAATATTGCTGAAAAGCAAGTGTTAACAGCTGAAGAACAAGTGCAGGTAGCTAAGGAGCAAGTTCAAATTGCAAAACAACAAGTGCGAATAGCTGAAAGGGGTCTTGTGATTCTTGAGCAAAGCAGGCCTCGCATTTACTCTGAAAATGACGTGTGGAATGAGTTAGAGAATTTAGGTGTGATGCCAGAATTGCGCATGAGGTGTTACCGGTTTTTATGCAGAGAAGATAGAGCTAAGAGGGAATTTTTCGGTGTTCCGGCTGACGTATGTCTTGCCACATTGTATGAATTGATGAAAGAAGCAGGTGCACTCTAG
- the LOC112786863 gene encoding protein ANTAGONIST OF LIKE HETEROCHROMATIN PROTEIN 1-like, with protein MDKADHEESFLVPNMEDIFNCEFPLNLSFKFGVDNQENLLTLENQEHILTVLREDWKRRQKLCTITLICYIVHMLYLLRFMSTRVDKSISHKLVGREQIRATLMQQLRETHRCRDILRMGPDAFLQLCEKLRATCQVRDTKYVTVEEQVARFLYIIAHNVKTRTVSFFYHRSGETVSRHFHAVLRAIILLEDEFLRQPSASIVSPAILHNHRFYPYFKDCIGAIDGTHFRVKVPIADQPKFRGRKDWPTQNVLAACDFDMKFTYVLTGWEGTASDSKVLKNALSRDDNLKLPRGKFYLGDAGFMLKHGLITPYRSVRYHLKEYARRGPENEKELFNLRHASLRNVIKRSFGVLKKRFAIITSGTEPHYDFETMTEIVLACCILHNFLMGVDPDPHLIAQVNRELQENNPEEDEVVRHEQDEDYRRGAILRDEIAAQMWADYQLGL; from the exons ATGGATAAGGCTGATCATGAAGAAAGTTTTTTGGTCCCCAATatggaagacatctttaattGTGAATTCCCACTAAACCTTTCCTTTAAGTTCGGGGTCGATAATCAGGAAAATCTGTTAACCCTTGAAAACCAAGAACATATATTAACAGTTTTGAGGGAGGATTGGAAAAGACGACAGAAATTATGCACCATTACACTGATATGTTACATTGTGCACATGTTATATTTATTGAGATTTATGTCTACGCGGGTTGACAAATCCATTTCCCATAAATTGGTTGGGCGAGAACAAATTCGAGCTACTTTAATGCAACAGTTAAGAGAAACTCATAGGTGTCGTGACATCCTACGCATGGGCCCTGATGCATTTCTTCAATTGTGTGAGAAATTAAGAGCAACATGTCAAGTGAGGGATACAAAATATGTTACAGTagaggagcaagttgctaggtTCTTGTATATAATAGCTCATAATGTGAAAACTAGAACCGTTTCTTTTTTCTACCACCGGTCTGGAGAAACTGTTAGCCGCCACTTCCATGCTGTGTTACGGGCAATTATTTTACTAGAAGATGAATTTCTTCGACAACCATCTGCATCCATTGTTTCTCCGGCGATCCTTCACAATCATAGATTTTATCCTTATTTCAAG GACTGTATTGGAGCTATAGATGGAACACATTTTCGTGTCAAAGTACCCATAGCGGATCAACCTAAATTTCGAGGGagaaaagactggccgacacagAATGTATTAGCTGCATGTGATTTTGATATGAAGTTCACTTATGTATTAACGGGTTGGGAAGGAACAGCATCTGACTCAAAAGTTCTTAAGAATGCATTATCGAGGGATGATAATCTTAAACTTCCACGAG GAAAATTTTACCTTGGGGATGCTGGATTTATGCTGAAGCATGGATTAATTACCCCATATCGAAGTGTAAGGTATCACCTAAAAGAGTATGCAAGACGTGGcccagaaaatgaaaaagaattattTAATCTTCGTCATGCTTCATTGAGAAATGTTATCAAAAGGTCATTTGGAGTTTTAAAGAAAAGATTTGCAATAATCACAAGTGGCACTGAACCACATTATGACTTTGAGACTATGACTGAAATTGTGCTAGCTTGTTGCATATTACATAACTTTCTAATGGGTGTAGATCCTGATCCACATCTCATAGCTCAAGTTAACCGAGAACTACAAGAAAATAATCCAGAAGAGGATGAAGTAGTTCGACATGAACAAGATGAAGACTATAGGCGGGGGGCCATATTAAGGGATGAAATAGCTGCTCAAATGTGGGCTGACTATCAACTAGGACTCTGA